The following proteins are co-located in the Heteronotia binoei isolate CCM8104 ecotype False Entrance Well chromosome 21, APGP_CSIRO_Hbin_v1, whole genome shotgun sequence genome:
- the LOC132589129 gene encoding olfactory receptor 5AP2-like isoform X1: protein METPLFNHTVITEFVLLGITNQTELRLPLFILFLLIYIATLVGNLGMIILIKTDSQLHTPMYFFLSSLAFVDVNYSSTITPRILVDLLAEKKTIGFFGCATQMFMFVIWGSTECILLAVMAYDRYVAICKPLHYAVLMSRKMCFKLVSGSYVLGIFYAVLHTVFTFNLTYCKSNVINHYYCDIPPLLQLSCSDTHTNEIVIFTQVSINCIGTTMIILISYVCILATLFKIHSTESRHKAFSTCTSHLIVVSLFYGTIFFMYLRPSSSYALEQDKVASLFYTVVIPMLNPLIYSLRNKHVKEASKRTLSCGCA from the exons ATGGAAACACCTCTTTTTAATCACACTGTCATCACAGAATTTGTTCTCCTAGGAATCACAAATCAAACTGAGTTAAGGCTGCCTTTATTCATATTGTTTCTACTTATCTATATTGCCACCTTGGTGGGAAATCTAGGTATGATCATTTTAATCAAGACAGATTCACAGCTACACACTCCGATGTATTTTTTTCTCAGTAGTTTGGCTTTTGTAGATGTTAATTATTCCTCCACTATTACCCCCAGAATATTGGTGGATCTCTTAGCAGAGAAGAAAACCATTGGGTTTTTTGGCTGCGCGACTCAAATGTTCATGTTTGTAATATGGGGTAGTACTGAATGCATCCTATTGGCTGTGATGGCATACGATCGATATGTGGCTATTTGTAAGCCTCTACATTATGCTGTCCTAATGTCAAGGAAAATGTGTTTTAAGCTAGTATCTGGTTCATATGTCCTGGGTATTTTCTATGCGGTTTTACATACTGTGTTCACCTTTAATTTGACCTATTGTAAGTCAAACGTGATTAATCATTATTACTGTGATATTCCCCCACTCCTACAACTTTCTTGCTCTGATACCCATACCAATGAGATAGTGATATTTACACAAGTTAGTATAAATTGTATAGGCACTACAATGATCATCTTAATCTCCTATGTCTGCATCTTAGCCACCTTGTTCAAAATCCATTCCACTGAGAGCAGACATAAGGCCTTTTCCACCTGTACTTCCCATTTGATTGTTGTTAGCTTATTTTATGGGACAATTTTCTTTATGTATTTGCGGCCAAGTTCCAGTTATGCATTGGAACAAGATAAAGTGGCCTCTTTGTTCTACACTGTGGTCATCCCCATGCTGAACCCTTTGATATATAGCCTGAGGAATAAACATGTAAAGGAAGCCT ccaaaaggacgctcagctgtggatgtgccTGA
- the LOC132589129 gene encoding olfactory receptor 5AP2-like isoform X2: MIILIKTDSQLHTPMYFFLSSLAFVDVNYSSTITPRILVDLLAEKKTIGFFGCATQMFMFVIWGSTECILLAVMAYDRYVAICKPLHYAVLMSRKMCFKLVSGSYVLGIFYAVLHTVFTFNLTYCKSNVINHYYCDIPPLLQLSCSDTHTNEIVIFTQVSINCIGTTMIILISYVCILATLFKIHSTESRHKAFSTCTSHLIVVSLFYGTIFFMYLRPSSSYALEQDKVASLFYTVVIPMLNPLIYSLRNKHVKEACIRVLKKSL, translated from the coding sequence ATGATCATTTTAATCAAGACAGATTCACAGCTACACACTCCGATGTATTTTTTTCTCAGTAGTTTGGCTTTTGTAGATGTTAATTATTCCTCCACTATTACCCCCAGAATATTGGTGGATCTCTTAGCAGAGAAGAAAACCATTGGGTTTTTTGGCTGCGCGACTCAAATGTTCATGTTTGTAATATGGGGTAGTACTGAATGCATCCTATTGGCTGTGATGGCATACGATCGATATGTGGCTATTTGTAAGCCTCTACATTATGCTGTCCTAATGTCAAGGAAAATGTGTTTTAAGCTAGTATCTGGTTCATATGTCCTGGGTATTTTCTATGCGGTTTTACATACTGTGTTCACCTTTAATTTGACCTATTGTAAGTCAAACGTGATTAATCATTATTACTGTGATATTCCCCCACTCCTACAACTTTCTTGCTCTGATACCCATACCAATGAGATAGTGATATTTACACAAGTTAGTATAAATTGTATAGGCACTACAATGATCATCTTAATCTCCTATGTCTGCATCTTAGCCACCTTGTTCAAAATCCATTCCACTGAGAGCAGACATAAGGCCTTTTCCACCTGTACTTCCCATTTGATTGTTGTTAGCTTATTTTATGGGACAATTTTCTTTATGTATTTGCGGCCAAGTTCCAGTTATGCATTGGAACAAGATAAAGTGGCCTCTTTGTTCTACACTGTGGTCATCCCCATGCTGAACCCTTTGATATATAGCCTGAGGAATAAACATGTAAAGGAAGCCTGTATAAGAGTTCTGAAGAAGAGCCTTTAA
- the LOC132589697 gene encoding olfactory receptor 5T7-like, with the protein MNAMSEDNITTEVNVFVFVDLTSNSKLQIILFLLFLLIYTATLLGNLGMIAIIRSSPRLHTPMYFFLSNLSFLDVCFSTVVTSKTLMNLLAEKSISLTGCALQMYFVIGLASTECFLLAAMAYDRYVAICKPLLYPSLMSPRICILLVIGSYILGLLHSLVHTVFTFRLSFCGSNKISHLYCDISALLLLSCSDTHVNELLIFYVAGLVETMTILSVLVSYAYILANIVKISSAAGKLKAFSTCTSHLTAVTIFHGAILILHFRPKSSNGSSIQEVSDKILSVFYTVIIPLLNPLIYSLRNKEVKDALNAVQRKLCMKTTPNFQ; encoded by the coding sequence ATGAATGCAATGTCTGAAGACAACATTACCACAGAGGTCAATGTATTTGTATTTGTAGATTTAACAAGCAACTCAAAGCTCCAGATCATTCTCTTCCTGCTGTTCCTCCTTATTTATACAGCCACCTTGCTTGGAAATCTGGGAATGATTGCCATAATCAGATCTAGTCCCCGGCTTCACACACCAATGTACTTCTTTCTCAGTAACCTTTCTTTCCTGGACGTTTGCTTCTCAACTGTGGTTACCTCTAAGACGTTAATGAACCTTCTGGCAGAGAAATCCATATCCCTGACTGGATGTGCTCTACAGATGTATTTTGTAATAGGTTTGGCAAGCACAGAGTGCTTTCTACTTGCTGCTATGGCATATGATCGATACGTAGCTATTTGTAAACCACTGTTGTATCCAAGCCTCATGTCCCCTAGAATCTGTATTCTTCTGGTGATTGGATCATACATCCTTGGGCTTTTGCATTCTCTTGTTCATACCGTCTTTACCTTCAGACTCTCCTTCTGTGGTTCTAATAAGATCAGTCATTTATACTGTGATATCAGTGCACTTTTATTACTCTCCTGTTCTGATACGCATGTCAATGAACTCCTGATTTTTTATGTTGCTGGTCTTGTGGAAACAATGACCATCTTGAGTGTCTTGGTTTCATATGCATACATTTTGGCTAACATTGTGAAGATCAGCTCAGCTGCAGGAAAGCTCAAGGCCTTCTCTACATGCACCTCCCACCTGACTGCTGTCACCATCTTTCATGGGGCAATTCTCATTTTACATTTCCGACCCAAGTCTAGCAATGGATCCTCCATCCAAGAGGTGAGTGACAAAATTCTTTCTGTGTTCTACACAGTTATAATCCCACTGTTGAACCCACTGATTTACAGTCTGAGAAACAAGGAAGTGAAGGATGCCTTAAATGCTGTTCAGAGGAAGTTGTGTATGAAAACTACCCCAAATTTCCAGTAA